The genomic region CATTTAGTTCAAGTTTGTCTACATATAAGTATGCCTCAAGATATGTGTTAATATTGTCATAACTTAATCAAGTGTATGGATTGTTTGAGTTAGTGATGTGTGTGAAGGAGTAAAGGGGCGAATACAGAACAGTTATAAACAGTTGGGAATACCGCTGATAAGATATGTAAGAACATTATGAAGCAATtaagaagaagaaaacaacGAACATTAgataaaatacatatgtatgacaaaaacattttgattgaaGGTGGTGGTTCTGACGAGGATTCTGACGTTAACGTCTCGGACGAGGAGGGTCGGGGAAGGCGAGGACCCCGGGAAGCGCCCTTCATGAAACAGTACGAGGATAAGAAGCACTTGGAACACGTGCTGGACGAGCAACACTACTGGAGCGAACCGGATGAGGACAAAGAAAACTTTGCCGTGCAGGATGTATGTACACTTATCTTCTggcataaaaatattgttcattttacgaataaCAAATAATAGAATATTCTTACTTCGATACTTCCTTTGGTAAAATAGCATGTTTAACATCAGTCGTAAGAGCTACTCGTTACAGTCGAATGTTTTAACAAGGTTGACTTTACCATACAGATTGAGTTGTCTTTTTAAACGCGATAATTTGCGTTAATCCTTGTACTAGTCAAAGTTAAAACCGGTATACTTATCGTTGACAATGTTTTTTGACATACAGGATAGGAGCAGTATGTTTACCGCCTCATCGTCGGATACAGAAGATGAAATAATCGGCCCAGACGGCAAACCTATCAAGGTGTATCGCTCCAAAAACGGCAAATACAGACACAGGGGAGAAGATGATCAGATAAGTGATGCGGACTCGGAAGAGGTTAGAATGAGAATGCTGAAACAAGTTGGCGGAGATGTTGGAGATTTGGACCAAAGCGGCTCAGGTGACGAGAATGATTTGGTGATTGGTGGTGGTAAAAAGGGAGCGATGAAAGAAGAGGTCGATCGAACCAAGTGGCAGGGGAAAGGCAAAGGAAGGAAAATACATGTCAAGGAAAAAGACGATGGGGGCGGCGGAGGAGACGGCGGTGGCGACGAAGGCGGCAGAGGTGGTAGGGGCGGCGGCAGAGGTGGGGAAGGCGGCGGGGATGGCGTTGTACAAAACGGTGAAGACGACCGACCGGGTCGGCGGAGAGGACTGTTTTGGTCGGACAATGACGGCGGGCTTTTGGATTCCGGAAGTGACATAGAGGGCATTAATATGAGCGACCGGGATAGCGGCCTGGATGAGGAAGAGGATATTGATGTGCTTCTGACGGATGAACAGCGACAGATGATCGTCAACATGCTGTTTGATGAGGACATGAATTTACGTCCacaattttacagaaatgaaGACGGGCAGATTGTCGTAAGTTCATGCAAATTACTTAAAAGCAAATAactaattttgatatatttttttatatatatataccatctATAATACTATCTGTATCAATCAAGTTGGTTTATTGACATAAGTAGATAAATAAGTAACGCATATTAACATCTTCCCGTGCGTCGCTTAAAATTCtgaatgttatttatgttgaaGAGACGTCTTGATGATACGATCGTGTACGATCCACACACTGGACGATTTACGTTCAGGAAAAGGCTCGGTCGACTCTTCAACGTTCCAAGATTGAAACGAAACAAAAAGGGCCGACCTACAGGGGTAATCATTTCTTACTTTCTAGACATGTAACTATGTTACACATTTTCTACCAGCTTGGCAATCATAAATGCAGGCTAATGTCATTGAAGTCGAGTTGATATATCAGCACTTTAATCTACATCGAACGCTGTTTACTTCTATTCCGAGCAAGAGTTATGGAGTAGTGCAGGTAGCGGCGATAATCTATCTCTTGCACATTTGTGACAATCATTCTCAAATATTATCTGACGCGTCATTGAGTCCGCCGCTAAAACAATTCTGAACGCACGTGGTCTTATACATTACAGGGTTTCATCGACGACGATTACGGACCAAAACAGCAGGAGAAACGGAAGGGAAGTAGCGCCCAAAGGAAACGATCACGTGGTGGAACCGGGGACAGCAAAACTACATCAGCTGACACGGTACGGGGGGATTTTGAGAGAATAGCGCATAGTTTTCGAGAGAATAAAGTAATGATTAAAACACTTCTTCGAGCAAATCATACGTATGATAAAAGGGGCGGCATGATCATATAAATTGAAAACGTACTGCCTTTGGTACGCCTAGGATTTATGTGGATAGGTagtagtttatttaaaatatataaatttaaattgatcaaaACGTACATTAGTATTTTAAGAAGATGGACTATTTTAACAGAGACGTTCGCGGTCGGCAGCCCGGAATGTCGGATTCAGCGTCCCCGATGACGACCTGGAAATGCTGCAGGATGACCAACTCCTCTATAATAAACGGGTAAGCCTACAATGATGGAGAAGTTAGCCGTCGGAATTCTGTTGGCAAGTCGGCACATTGGAACGAATTGATTATTAGCATGgttgtgtttgtttaataaggaccaatcaataaacattctTGCCAAAGGTACATTATCAAAAAAGAATATAACAaatagtgtatacatgtatttggctactgaatgtctttgttttaagtataaGCACTCATATATGTATTATCGTTTCAAAATTCGAAACCgaatttcaatttttgaaaagcAAACTTTCCTGATGCTTGTtaatcttgtttgtttttctagtTATGAGTTTTGTTAGTGCAACGTTGACAATATATGTATACTAGCGTGAAGACCTAACCATTGTTCAGCAGTATTTCTTgcccaaaataatgtttcatttctgATGTCCATGTTTAGGGCCGACGAGACATACGGTCTGCTATCTTGCGGAAGCTACACAAAAGTCTCTTCAAAAAGAAGCGCAAACATGGCGGTTCACCGGAAGTGCTCCCTGACCTGCGCGTCAAGCGGGCGTGGGCGGAGGATATGGGGCCATTCCCGGTATGAACTCTAGATACAGTTCTCAATACTTATGTAATACTTAGAACTGTGAGAATATCGTGTTTGTTATATGCCtggtatatataattaaagcaattCTTAAACTATCCTGGTACTTCGTTGATTGCAATGGTTGGAGAACTAGGTTATTTCCCGAGGAGCAATTAGTGGTCAGTTGTAGTTTTAGGCACGATGGTaatgtattgatatatatgaTGTGAATGCTTTGTTCGAATGTAAGTGCTGTGAGGGTTTGTTTATAGTCACAGAAATTGATTAAATTGGAAAGTTTACTTATGAAAATGGGTAATCCATATTGTCCACACCTCTTGAGGGTCGCCATGGTCGCTACGAGGCTTAATCTGGTTAAGTCAAGAGCGTCATTTGTCATCATTACCATTATTGCTGGTgccaacatatttgttttaacaaacatCCATCAGTGATATTGGTAGTTATATAAGTGCAATGTCAATTTCGTGACTTCTAGGGTGGACAGTTCCCACATCCGCCTCCTAACCCCATGAACACAAGATGGGGCCGGGGCGGCCCTAACCAGGGATCCCCGTGGGCAAACCGGAAGGGTACCGCGGGCGCCGAGCAACAGCAAATGTACCGGGAGGGACTTGAAAGTGACAAGAAGATTTTGGAGAAGCTGAATAGCCAAGAACGTTAGTAGAATAACATAGAAGAAATAgctgatatattttctttatattatgttctgtaaactttaaataaagaagtttTCATTCTATCAGAGAGCGTAACTAAATGAATGTTTCGATAAAATGGTAGTTTTTTACAATCTGAGTATTTAATCAgcttttcaacgaaaaccgggttatatAAAAGACGATGGGTTTCAGCGGGCGGGCTGGAGGACGTTTGGTAGGTACCGCTTAATAACTTTACTTAAGAGTAATGTAAAGCGAGGCACATAACTTAGTTAATATGAAGCAAGCTTACGAGGTGACGTACGTTGGAGTTGCATTTGGGAGTTTAGAAATCAGGATCTTGGTCACTTTTACTTAAAATGGAACGctcaattattttagataaGGGTGGCGATTAGACGAGTGATGTAGCTTAAGCCTGTCTCACACAGAACACACGACTTATACGGTTGGCCACCcgtgtaaacatacaaccgagCCAACCGTGGCCTTATCCGAGTTACACTTGGGCCATTCGAGTGTATCCGTGAAAGCCgtgtatgatttttaaaacttttaaaaaaaactggcaCGGGTGCCATGTCCGTGTATGATCGTATTAGCGATCGTACAAGACCGTGAGAGACCGTGTGAGACCGTACGAGACCGTATATACAACCGCACATGAAGTCCACTCCACGAGTGAGCTCAACCGTGTCAATATCGTATATAAATCGTATGGAATCGTGTGAAACCGTTCCCAAGTCCTACATCCAACACCCGGATTAACACTCGAATGTCACACGATCACCGTACGATTCACACGAGTGTACACACGGTTTTATACGATCGCCATACGACCAATACGGTTTCATACGATCGCCATACGACCAATACGGTTCAAGTACGAATTATACATGGTCAAGTACGACCAGACACGGTCTCTACGTCTGTACAAAGCTCGTGTATGATCAAACAGCACTCGAACACAACAGAAAACACAACTACCTCCTGCCACCTTGAAACAACAGAGTACTTGCTACATAATGCCTCCAAAGAAGAAGGTCCCCAAAAGAATCCCCACCATGGAAGATTCTACCAGCGAGAATACAAAAAGGGCTACAAAGGCCCTCCGACCACTTCAACCTGTTGACCCTTCTGGCCAAAATAATCTCAATGTCTATCAGTCTTATCATGATTTCTAATTCCCTTATTCTGTCATCTCCATTTTTATAACTTCTCTGTTGAAAGTTCGAAAATTTATCAAGCCAAGCCATCAAAACGAgtcaatttatatcaaaacatacacGAATGTGTGATAATTCGAGCATAACTCGAACAAAAGTCGGTGGGACCGTATGTAAACCCTGTAAATGTCCAGTTAATCGAGTAAAAGTCGTGTTTAATCGTACTAGGCCGTAACAGACCGTACTAGACCGTACTTGGAACCGTACAACAATCGTATGAAAATCGTTTGCAAATCGTGTTCAAACCGTGACAAACCTTGCTTGACCGAGTATATCCGTGCTTTGTTCGTACATACTCGTGCTACATTCGAGTCTAAATCGTACTCACTCATGCCCAGGCACGGTTGGAGCTCAATACTCGTACCAGTGAACCCGTGTATAACCGAGTATACCGTTTTGGAACCGTGTGCCCAACCGTGTTCTGTGTGAGACAGGCTTTACTAGCGTCACAAGTTTAGTAAGGTTATCATTTAAACCGGGTTTCCTCACATTAcggtttcttgtttgtgtttaattttaccaattaaaaaaaaatgtatgagtTGCTTTGTTGTTTTCCTCAGGCCCGCCATGGGAAAGGCGAGAAGCATTCGTTGATGGAGAGGAAAATGGTGAAGACGAAAGGCAACAGGTACTGGGCTCCATGGCGATTGAAATGAACGTTAATGgagtttatttatttgatgttttacatcatttttaagtaaatgtttgATTTGAGTTTAGTCCTTTGTTATAATTGTTGCATAcgtatcaaaatgaattaattaaatcCAGACgttacaacatatttatttacaatttaagttTGCCTGTTGGTGTTTTTTCACAGGGAAGATTCGCTGATGGGCCTCACGGCCACCAACACGGGCAATCCTATTATTCCGAGGACGGCCGCTTTGTTATTAGGGAACGCGGCTGTCCAGAACTTCAGGTTTACATGTATAGTGCTACACAGTCTGGAGAAACgttctttttaattattaaactgAAGCAGACTCTGTTAGAGATGTATACTCATTTCAACATATTCTTTagaatacaataaatgaaaacgaaatatttaattgattcCATTGTGAATGATCACTGTTCTTATATATGCTTGCTTTTTAATAAAGGCACCCAAGGTCCCGTTGTTCACGATCATCAGGCGTCCTGGTGACTTGGAGCGGGTGGAAGGCCGGGATACCGAGGAGCCCAACGGTCGTGCCGTCCAGTCGGCGCCCCTCCATCTACAGGAGTACAATCAGGATGAGGGAGACGACTTCCGGCAGAACAACGACAGAACTGCGTAAGCCTTTGTATCATGAATTGTTTATAACGTTCAACTTCCTGCTGCTGTTGCTAGTTGATCGAACTTTTCCCAATCAAAACCCACGCCAATTACATACATATAGCTGAACAGCTACCTTTACGCGGAATTTAATCATGTAcgtaaataatacatttttacctaCGTTCTATCGTGCATATATTTTGGACAATTCATTTGAGCCATATTCAATGCGCGTCTATGACTTGTTTACTTTCCGCTGCAGACACACGTCAGAAAACAGCCTATTTGCGCGTAGCCCCGAGGGGAGCCAGATGACCAGCATTGATAACAACCGCCTGAGGCGCCTTTTGGAGGAACTGTATGCCGACAAGAAATACTTTGACAGATACGTCCAGCTAACAGGTAACTGTGGTCATGGAATTCATAGTCCAGCTAACGGAGTTCAAGGTCACCTTATAAAGTAATTACATTGAACTTATCGAATGTTGGTTCAGCTGAACGGAATTCAGAGTCATCTTTTCAAATTCAGAACCAGCCAATGGAATTCACAGCCACCATCCGGAATTCAGCCGGATCAGTATACGAAATTTAGGTTCAAATTCCGGTTAAGGTTAATGAATTATGCCGGGTCAACCTACAGTGTTCTTGGTCAGTTTAAGAATTCAGGTTCAGTTTACCTAATTTAGGTTCAATTAGGGAATTCAGGTACACCTTATGGAGTTCAACCGAGTCAGCCTACTGAATTCATGGTCAGTTTACGGAATTCCGGTTCTATTAACGGAATTCAAgatcattttattgatttgagGTTCATCCTTACCGAATTTAGGTTCGGATTACGGATTTCAATTTCATCTGAGGCAGTTCTGGCTCAGcttatgaaattaaaaacacatttaaacgaAATTCCGGATCATATTACGGAGTTTCAAATTCAGCTTACATacatttgttaagtttttatCTTTGTAGACAGTTGTCGGAAAGGATATCAAGCaatttttaaagtgaaaaataaaaataaataaaaaagtatattacaTGCATTCACTTTGTACAGTTTGTgttatatattctatattacGTAGAGTACGGTGTACATGATACAATCATCACTTCATGCTTAAGGTAAGTAttaataaatcatgtttttatatttcagagCCGAAGACGGAAGCAATCAAGCACTCCCAAGGCCTAGCGGAGCATGGCCGGGGCTATTTACTGAAGAGGGCGGACTACTGGGAGCGTCGGGGACCACTGCCGCCCCGTCCACCAATGACGAAAGTAGGCTGGAAGATGCAGCAACAGCAGCTGACATCCTCGCGCCAAAGCTCCCAGCTTGGCTACTCGACCGCCACCTGTACGCCGGATTTGGCGGTCGCCCCGATGCCCGGGTTGATTGAGAGCCCTAGGGAGGAGACGGAGAGGTGGGCCGAATCGCGGACACCGGAAGTTGATGAGGCACCACCACGCGATGAGCCAAATAACGAAACGCCAACAGagtcatttgtttaaattaaacagttggctattaaatgtacaaaaatggtCAATACATATTGGAAAAGCACGGATGGAAAATGATAGATACATTGAATACCCGATACGCAAAATGGTGCTGACACagtattttacatataagttaTAGATTTCATGTAATGTAGTATGATTATTCTGATGGACCATCTGCTATGTAGTTGAGCgtccattttttataaatttttaaaccatgttatatacatttcaaatgttttctgcTTCTGAGTTTTACCACAGATTGTGAGAACTTTCACTTTTTCGGAGTTTACACACGGCTTgatttcaaatgtgttttttaatgcgATTTTATCTTTCAAAAGTCTTTCTTTATGActgtgataaatatatatatagatcttTTATACGTTTAATAAATTATTCTCTTGTCGAATTATTTATCACTGCTTTAATCATGTCGATGTTACAATGTTTAACACCGATACAAGGGCAtaacaataaattaatcataAGTAAAACAATGCACCAAGACACTCTTCATTCCTTCTTTTTCTTCGTTGCTTTTTTCTCTTTTCCACCCTTGTCTTTCTTCCCTTTCCCGCCCTTTTTATCGCCCTTGCCTTTCGGCGTTTTTACAGTTGCTGGCGGCCTCTCCGACGCTGGTCGCTCCGGTGACTCCATTACCCCCAACGAGGTTTTAGCtctttctttaaactttttaccACCCTTCTCATTCACTACGGTGACCGTGTCTTTCAGATTGAGAACAGTGTTGTCATCCGGGATATATACGTCCACTTTAACCCTCTCTGCGTCCATTAGACTCATTTCTGTGCGCTCCCTATGTCTCTCTGGCATCGTTTTTGCGCGGTCGAGAGGCGCCGGTCCATCTTCCACGTCTTCGACTATCATCGCCTCTGCATTCCCGTTCGCTAACTTCCCGTTCGCCACCTTCCCGTTCGACACCTTTCCGTTTGCCGCCTTTGCATTCACCGCTTTCCCGTCCGATGATTTATCTTCCGACGCCGTCTTCTTTCCGCTCGTTTTTGTGCCCTTCTTCGCCCCTGTCCCATCTTTTTTTCCAGCCCCGCCTTTCTTTGCGACACTGGACCCGCCCTTGCCCTTGGCTGCAGCTCCGCCTTTGGCCTTCTTCGTTATTGGTTCTTCTTCTGCCACTATAAAAAAGGCGCTGTTTACTTTCTTTTTGGCTAAGTAAGGTACATAACTAACTAAGTATGTATTCCATATCCGTatgaattatcattttaaacatgtgttaACAAATGCAAGATTTCTCTATCCGCCGAAAATGATGTCGCTACCACCGACGGCGACATCAAAGCTGCAATAATATTTAGGCTCTTTTACTCCGAACAGCTGacatgatgaaatatattgctttgacctataagtattttataaaggtTTTACCCTTGGGCTCCTCAGCCTCCGGTTCTGGCTGTCGGTTTCCAAAGCAGCATGTTAAGAATGTCCACTCATTGCTCTGTAACACAGAAGGAAGTACGCAGATTCAACGGAATGATACTATTCTTTACAACATGAACTATTACAAAGATAAACGCATGACGAGTGTTGTTGGGCCGTATGACCAAGCTCGCGACAGGTAGTGGGTCAATGGATGTGCTGATACTGCTTGTTGCTCCATTGTCGAGAGACAcaaatcttattatttattaatacgGTCTCaacacaatatacatgtaacaaaataaacagacgtATGGTTCGGAAACCACCTTTCAGATACTTAAGTCTGTGAACACCAACAGTTAAGTAGTGCATTAAAGAATCAACAAACACTTCGGCCTACCTTGGCCTCTGGTTTGAGGATGGCGGCGGCACCGGAGTTGATGGCGAGCACGCCATTACGTGTGGAACGGGCGGAACCAGGGGAGGTGGGGGTACGGTCGGTCCGTAGAGGGATGGGGGTACTGGTAGCCCTAGGGGATCGATTCAACTGGCCGTCCGTCACAGCCGCTCCTGGGGTTAAAAACACCAatttataaagttatcaaaacatggaaattatgtcattattggTGGAACGAGCGTAACCATGCAGCCGGGGTGTTGGTGACCCGAGGTTCCTGGATGCTTACACAAGTTATGTGTTATGCCTTATAAATTCTGGGCAAACATGCCCTTACTAGTTGTACAGTCGGAGCTAGCCGAAATTTAGATGCAGTTGACTGATTTAACTGGCAATAACTTATAGGAGCGTTACTATCAGGCTTAAAAGTCAATCAGTTATTTGAATTTAGGGCGAGCACGCCGTCAGGGTCGGTAATGGCGCTGCCAGTCGGAGAAGCCTTATTGGTCTAAGAGGGCCGCCACAGTCGTATTAGCCTTAGTGGAGAACATGTATTCTGGGTAACTGCTGCCAGCCTGTTTACCCTTATTGGGTACAGGTGGTCTGAGGGACCACTTCCAGCCGTGATAGCTTAATTGGAGCAAAGGTAGTCTGAGGGATCGCTGCCAGCCGAATTAGCCGTATTTGGCATAGGTCTCCGGTGTTGCTTCCAGCCGGATAAACCGTATTGGTACAGGTCTGAGGGGCCGCTTCCACACTGATAAGCCTTATTTGGTCAAGGTCGGAGGGGCAACTGCCAGCAGGATTAGCCTTATTTGGTGCAGGTCTGAGAGGCCGCTTACAGCCTGATTAGCCATATTTGGTCATGGTCTGAGGGGCAACTGCCAGTCTGATTAGCCTTATTTGGTACagatcgggggggggggggggcagctTTCAGCCTTCCTTTAATTGATGTCTTAACAGAGGGCTTCAATCACGGTACACATAATTAGATTACTTTAATTTACAACTATTTATTAAATCAGTGATTATCAACATGAAGTGTTCAGATACAACATTACCATTTGTATCGGGCTCTGTCTGTTGTTCCGTTGTCTTTTTCTCCTTCTCTTCGTCTTGTTTTTTCCCGGTTTCCTTTTTCCCATCCTCCTTCTTCCCGCCTCCCTTTTTTCCATCTTTCTTTTTCCCATCTTCTTTTTTCCCGGCTTCCTTTTTCCCGCCTTTCTTTCCAGCCTTCCCCGTCACCTTTTCGCCCTTTTTACCCACTTTCTTCTCCGGCTTAGTCTTAGTTTCCTTCACCGGCACTACATCTGTGTAACGAAGACAGAATAGATAATAGAACGTTTTTAGAAAAAAGATGTTATGGTTCATTTGAACTGtgtttcatgaatatatatataaatagctCTCGGGTTGTAATGGCAATAGATTCCCGTTGTGATACTCTCCTTAAGGTAGCGGATATTTAGAAGAAAGCATcgttaaaatattattgtctTTTCATGACAACACTGGTGCGAGTAAATTTTCCTTGTCTCCCCTGATCTAGCCGCTAAAAACAATCCTAAGTAACGGAGCCCATAGAACGAAAATTTGATAAGCTCCAAACTTGGCAGTGTATACTCTGAGTACTGACGATTTTACCAATGACTGAATGTGTATTACATGTGAATTTTTCATGTGTAATGACACATGTAGAAAATGATAGAAAGGAAGTCCAACAAACCCGGTGCCGGTGCCGGCTGTAACTCTTCAGTGTCAGCGTCCTCCCTTGAACACCACGCCAGACATGGCAAAGTTTTACCCTGGAAGATATGGCAAATTCATGTATGGCGCAGTATTAAAGAAACTAATGCTAATTGTGAAGTGCAAATAAGTCATGTTAAAGAAAAAACGAACAATAGTGGCTCTTTCAGCAGGCAATCTATGGCCTCTTTAAAATACTCTTGAAAACAATGTCGAGTGTAAGTTAATTCTTTATTTTCACTGTAATCTGTATTTGCaagttttttaataaattacttAACTCGATCTATTGTACAAGTAATTCGAAACATGCACAATGTACACATACGGTTACCTGGGTGACGTAGTACACAAGCCAGCAAGTACAAGTGTTTCGCTACCActctttttttatgaaaaaatccGTAATATAAACAAACAGGAAGACTCGAGTTTTTAACTTTCAAGGTTAAATTCATTAAGGTCAACTCATGTCTGTTTGTATTTACACGCAATTTACTTACAAATATTGTAAAGCCAGTCTTCTCTTCCCCGACATCGGTGGCAGTGGCGGCGGGTTTCACGGTGATGTTTTTTACGGAAGATCGTTCAGACCTAAGATCGATGCCGCCGATACTCGCGACAGTCCCCTGGCGGTCGAGCGCGTGCGTGGAGGAGCGTGAGATGGCGCTCATAGTCGATTTCTCCTTAACGAGCCTCGGCCGCGCTGTCTCATCCACCGCCATCACCACAGGGCCTAGGTGTGTACGGAAACTATTTGGTTATAATTTTATGCCTAGATTCCTTAAATTGATGTCTTAACAAGACTTTCGTTGTGAATTTCATTTCCTTTGACAATTTGTATAGTAACAATGAACTCATAACGATCGATGTTTTGAAAGCCGATCAGCACCAAAAAATCGTGGAAATAAAGGTCACAAAAAGTGCATTCTATTTTGACAAATTAATAAACGTGTCTTCTTTCTAGAATACATCCACACTGAGATTGTTTCCAAATCCATTCTCCATCTTACTTATCATTTTCGCCTTCTCCTCCTTCCCCTCCTCAACCCGGTTACTGCAGCATGCGCATCGTCCACCACAGGCGACCGCGATACCTGCCAGCTTCCCGGTCTTCCACAGGAAAATCAGGATGCCGACGATGACGGCGACAAGGAGGATAGCTATGATGACGCCGACGATTAGGCCCGTATTTGAGGAGGAGGTGGTGGAGGAGGGGGTAGCCGCAGCAGCGGTGGTGGTTGCTGCTGCTGTCGTAGTCGGCACTAAAATGGAACATTCACAATATAAAATAGCAGGAAGTGATGATCAAAAGAAAATAGTTCACTTCAAAGCCAAAATGTGGAAAATTGAAACATAGTTGCATGTACGaaaagcatatacatgtatgtacagcCTACTCAAATTCGAAAAAGGCAACGTTaattaaagttgcactctcacagattgaacgtttaagccataaaacattaattttcgaacggaaatatgaatatctacgatctgattttttgtcagcaatcttatatcattggttataAGGAGATATTggagatatttacgcaaaaaatttgctctttccaagacaaaaaataaaaaagttgtaaaaatggtatatgtgagagtgcagctttaaggcaacGCGTGCATATTACTGTACTTTTTAAGTACTGTAGTTCAGctttatacttttttaataagTGTATTGAATTCAAGTGTACATAATATTCCTTAACTAACTACACAAATTTGAAAAGGTAGACTTACCACAGGTTTCTGTCAAATGTAAGAAAACAAAGTTCATAAATAACACAGAActatcaatgtttatatatatatatatagatagatatgtttgtcaatataaaaaaataacgagAACTCTGACGTGAACTTACTTTACGTCTCAGACATTGACCACGAAAATAGATGTTTTAAGATTTTAGATGAAAGCAAAGTGACAATGAAATGAACAGGTATTTGTCTAACGTGTTTTAGCTCCGAAGTTTATGAGATATCCGACGGGCGTCGTCATGTCGGCGTCTGTGGGGACGGAGGTGGCGTCCTGGTAAATTGTGCAGTTGTTCGGGGCAACGGATGCCGTATTCCCATCAGAACACTGGATGTTAAAGTCGTTAACGGTTAAACATTACACATAAAAGAGATACATGACAACAGCCTCATGGTGTgcatgtttgaaaaaataacaatccaTTATCGACAGCATACCCCGCTTGAATGacagatttttatttaaattcaattgaGAGAAAGGAATATTTACAATGCATGTGAAACGCGTTGCGGTGCCTGAAATAGTCGGGTCCCGGTTGTAAAAAACGGCACAGTCGTACGA from Mya arenaria isolate MELC-2E11 chromosome 3, ASM2691426v1 harbors:
- the LOC128228186 gene encoding ribosome-binding protein 1-like produces the protein MISPVVMAVDETARPRLVKEKSTMSAISRSSTHALDRQGTVASIGGIDLRSERSSVKNITVKPAATATDVGEEKTGFTIFGKTLPCLAWCSREDADTEELQPAPAPDVVPVKETKTKPEKKVGKKGEKVTGKAGKKGGKKEAGKKEDGKKKDGKKGGGKKEDGKKETGKKQDEEKEKKTTEQQTEPDTNGAAVTDGQLNRSPRATSTPIPLRTDRTPTSPGSARSTRNGVLAINSGAAAILKPEAKSNEWTFLTCCFGNRQPEPEAEEPKVAEEEPITKKAKGGAAAKGKGGSSVAKKGGAGKKDGTGAKKGTKTSGKKTASEDKSSDGKAVNAKAANGKVSNGKVANGKLANGNAEAMIVEDVEDGPAPLDRAKTMPERHRERTEMSLMDAERVKVDVYIPDDNTVLNLKDTVTVVNEKGGKKFKERAKTSLGVMESPERPASERPPATVKTPKGKGDKKGGKGKKDKGGKEKKATKKKKE
- the LOC128227970 gene encoding uncharacterized protein LOC128227970 gives rise to the protein MAPFFLTLGLTFFAYTGAQDCIFPVSFIGSWVTSSDGDFSMNRTHIFSFPTVSKPDGKELKPGFQSMDFICYNITGTTYILKSTETIEIFNDVFVPLFTCLEIEESTTTKLIYYYRTAPDNVGFRFKTNPNDDFCDDASYNEPFRHHVMLKSGSETSGLTLCPADMFGTYTYNSCTDAASNSTSMDVCDSRQQLIYNYTLCSTPQLFSQEGTLDCVYYVTSGTVSYLTVYNRDSTAPDGSNHYRFSCLAVELSGETVYVSANPNVCNDNQLSTSIASPGKTMEFSPITITTTTQSTTAAAATTAAPVDEEINIIPIIAGIIGAILLIAIIIIIIICCCLIKRRKRIKEEDEESIQSKGSDSPRSKSPIDDDKKSFDSDSGIGEPQETHRTDHTGDQDDDQQVTEFILVGEGGKDVDDKNSRPGSGQRSRMSDLPPSTIPPEEDMQSPRDGEDKNEPIDEEGEEKDDKKDEDPDSSRVEEEEPEPEVPSDVEPEPEPVVEPEAQSEEGEKSGEEKDEVNEPEQDEEPDQKGGGKSVILGKGGKGNRGKTAHSGKKGQEGQECQEGQNGHQGKKSGHDKDKAETDKESSCSDVEQDTEKEKKNVKTSDEDEGDGRNRQVIGGKKGKYFQPSGALTSVLVSRDEDERKRRKQEGKGKRQRMKRLAKRKSKKQGKGGGSDEDSDVNVSDEEGRGRRGPREAPFMKQYEDKKHLEHVLDEQHYWSEPDEDKENFAVQDDRSSMFTASSSDTEDEIIGPDGKPIKVYRSKNGKYRHRGEDDQISDADSEEVRMRMLKQVGGDVGDLDQSGSGDENDLVIGGGKKGAMKEEVDRTKWQGKGKGRKIHVKEKDDGGGGGDGGGDEGGRGGRGGGRGGEGGGDGVVQNGEDDRPGRRRGLFWSDNDGGLLDSGSDIEGINMSDRDSGLDEEEDIDVLLTDEQRQMIVNMLFDEDMNLRPQFYRNEDGQIVRRLDDTIVYDPHTGRFTFRKRLGRLFNVPRLKRNKKGRPTGGFIDDDYGPKQQEKRKGSSAQRKRSRGGTGDSKTTSADTRRSRSAARNVGFSVPDDDLEMLQDDQLLYNKRGRRDIRSAILRKLHKSLFKKKRKHGGSPEVLPDLRVKRAWAEDMGPFPGGQFPHPPPNPMNTRWGRGGPNQGSPWANRKGTAGAEQQQMYREGLESDKKILEKLNSQERPPWERREAFVDGEENGEDERQQGRFADGPHGHQHGQSYYSEDGRFVIRERGCPELQAPKVPLFTIIRRPGDLERVEGRDTEEPNGRAVQSAPLHLQEYNQDEGDDFRQNNDRTAHTSENSLFARSPEGSQMTSIDNNRLRRLLEELYADKKYFDRYVQLTEPKTEAIKHSQGLAEHGRGYLLKRADYWERRGPLPPRPPMTKVGWKMQQQQLTSSRQSSQLGYSTATCTPDLAVAPMPGLIESPREETERWAESRTPEVDEAPPRDEPNNETPTESFV